From Haloterrigena salifodinae, the proteins below share one genomic window:
- a CDS encoding L-lactate permease: MASAVELALAATPLLLAGVLLVGLLWPATRAMPIAYVAALIVGYFVWDMPGEYLFAASAVGVMTAIQILWIVFGALLLLYTLMQAGAFDRINRGFATISDDRRVQIVLIGFFLAAFIEGAAGFGTPAAVVAPLLLALGFPALAAVIAGLVGHILAVTYGAVGTPIVIGIQDPLGSTEATSTAITEGGFTVQEFSLQVAVWAATYHSLIGFVMPLFAVGMVVYFFGDTDERSLEPAWEVAPLCLFSGIAFVVPYWLAAQVSAEFPSLMGAMVGGAIVVGTLKAGYFVPDEEWDFPDREEWPAHWVGTIEPGQANAPGVGGGAGDATAADGGVVRTDMSLLRAWAPYILLVVLLVVTRVVEPLPSVLQQFGTQWNDILGTGLSGGIDWVYVPGFWLFVCALIAIPLYGMSGTEVKNAWSEAGQKLIAPLIALVFVIAMVQVMLQSGAHADGTESMIFVLAEATATAVGPAYPFIAALIGALGAAMAGSNTVSNITFGGFQFEAASQLGLPTQVIVGAQAVGGAIGNLVAIHNVVAALATVGLVGSEGRVMRLNLIPLIYYAVGVGIVATLFSYLIFPGLF, encoded by the coding sequence ATGGCTAGTGCGGTTGAACTCGCGCTGGCGGCGACGCCGCTCCTGCTCGCGGGCGTGTTGCTCGTGGGGCTGCTGTGGCCGGCGACGCGCGCGATGCCGATTGCGTACGTCGCCGCGCTGATCGTCGGCTACTTCGTCTGGGACATGCCGGGTGAGTATCTCTTCGCCGCCTCCGCGGTCGGGGTGATGACGGCGATACAGATCCTCTGGATCGTCTTCGGCGCGTTGTTGCTCCTGTATACGCTGATGCAGGCCGGGGCCTTCGATCGGATCAACCGCGGGTTCGCGACGATCAGCGACGATCGACGGGTGCAGATCGTCCTGATCGGCTTCTTCCTGGCGGCGTTCATCGAGGGCGCGGCCGGCTTCGGGACGCCTGCGGCGGTCGTCGCGCCGCTCCTGTTGGCGCTCGGGTTCCCGGCGCTGGCGGCTGTGATAGCCGGACTGGTCGGTCATATCCTCGCTGTCACGTACGGCGCGGTCGGCACACCGATCGTCATCGGGATCCAGGATCCGCTCGGGTCCACCGAAGCCACGAGCACGGCGATTACGGAGGGCGGATTCACCGTCCAGGAGTTCTCGCTTCAGGTCGCCGTCTGGGCCGCGACCTATCACTCCCTAATCGGGTTCGTCATGCCGCTGTTCGCGGTCGGGATGGTCGTCTACTTCTTCGGTGACACGGACGAACGCAGCCTGGAGCCGGCCTGGGAGGTCGCGCCGCTGTGTCTGTTCTCCGGAATCGCGTTCGTCGTTCCCTACTGGCTGGCGGCGCAGGTCAGCGCCGAGTTCCCGAGCCTGATGGGCGCGATGGTCGGCGGCGCGATCGTCGTCGGCACCCTGAAGGCGGGCTACTTCGTGCCCGACGAGGAGTGGGACTTCCCGGACCGCGAGGAGTGGCCGGCCCACTGGGTCGGAACGATCGAACCCGGACAGGCCAACGCACCCGGCGTGGGCGGCGGCGCCGGCGACGCGACCGCCGCCGACGGCGGCGTCGTCAGAACCGACATGTCGCTGCTCCGCGCCTGGGCGCCGTACATTCTGCTGGTCGTCCTGCTCGTTGTCACGCGGGTGGTCGAACCGCTCCCGTCCGTCCTCCAACAGTTCGGCACGCAGTGGAACGACATCCTCGGAACCGGTCTCAGCGGCGGTATCGACTGGGTGTACGTGCCCGGCTTCTGGCTGTTCGTCTGCGCGCTGATCGCGATTCCCCTCTACGGGATGTCTGGCACGGAGGTCAAAAACGCCTGGAGCGAAGCGGGACAGAAACTCATCGCTCCGCTGATCGCGCTCGTGTTCGTCATCGCGATGGTGCAGGTGATGCTCCAGTCCGGCGCACACGCCGACGGGACCGAGAGCATGATCTTCGTCCTCGCCGAGGCGACCGCCACCGCCGTCGGCCCCGCCTACCCGTTCATCGCCGCGCTCATCGGTGCGCTCGGCGCCGCGATGGCCGGTTCGAACACGGTTTCGAACATCACCTTCGGCGGGTTCCAGTTCGAGGCTGCCTCCCAGCTTGGACTGCCGACGCAGGTCATCGTCGGCGCACAGGCCGTCGGCGGCGCCATCGGGAACCTCGTGGCGATCCACAACGTTGTGGCCGCGCTGGCGACCGTCGGCCTCGTCGGCAGCGAGGGGCGAGTCATGCGACTGAACCTGATCCCACTCATCTACTACGCGGTCGGGGTCGGGATCGTCGCCACTCTGTTTAGCTACCTCATCTTCCCGGGACTCTTCTAG
- a CDS encoding fumarylacetoacetate hydrolase family protein, which produces MRLARIETSDGPVAGEYEDGYVHADETYEVGVDGELLPPCDPSALYCVGRNYAETLDQMDYERPEEPDFFIKPPASLLGHEEPISYPEFTNELTYAGELAAVIDEPCHDLSEDEVPEVVRGYTIMNDVDALDQQGRTARKAFDGSGPLGPWIETDVDPTGIDMWTDVNDERRQDANTELMLFDPYEVVSFLSKRFTFRPGDVIAFGSPANPGLIEPGDTVEITYENVGTLRNSVVSAEE; this is translated from the coding sequence ATGCGACTCGCACGGATCGAAACGTCCGACGGACCGGTTGCCGGAGAGTACGAAGACGGCTACGTGCACGCCGACGAAACGTACGAAGTCGGCGTCGACGGGGAACTGCTGCCGCCCTGTGACCCCTCGGCGCTGTACTGCGTCGGCCGCAACTACGCGGAGACGCTCGACCAGATGGACTACGAACGACCGGAGGAGCCCGACTTCTTCATCAAACCGCCCGCCTCCCTGTTGGGCCACGAGGAGCCGATTTCCTATCCGGAGTTCACGAACGAACTAACCTACGCCGGCGAGCTCGCGGCTGTCATCGACGAACCCTGCCACGACCTCTCGGAAGACGAAGTTCCGGAGGTCGTCCGCGGATACACGATCATGAACGACGTGGACGCGCTGGATCAGCAGGGCCGGACCGCGCGAAAGGCGTTCGACGGCTCCGGCCCCCTCGGCCCGTGGATCGAAACCGACGTCGACCCGACTGGCATCGACATGTGGACGGACGTAAACGACGAGCGGCGACAGGACGCGAACACGGAGCTCATGCTGTTCGATCCGTACGAAGTCGTCTCGTTCCTCTCGAAGCGATTCACGTTCCGTCCGGGCGATGTCATCGCCTTCGGCAGTCCCGCGAACCCCGGACTCATCGAGCCCGGCGACACCGTCGAGATCACCTACGAGAACGTCGGAACGCTGCGCAATTCGGTCGTCAGCGCCGAAGAATAG
- a CDS encoding glycoside hydrolase family 31 protein, producing MQFEALRSEPDGPRIRTDEGLLKLQIIDDAVVRVVATDGDSITEPSTESPMIVEQPATDVDWSVTDGEATVTLETDTLRVDLAKDTCALTWRDADGELLVREPRDGGKERCPVDVAELAGENAATPVETLEREAYSTKLSLEFAADEAIYGLGQHDDGIANYRGRDQHLYQHNTKVAMPVFVSTRGYGFLFDSYSLSTFHDDRHGTYVWSECVDELDFYFVYGPELDDVVSGVRRLTGDATMLPKWSYGYVQSKERYTSQDELLEVVDEYRDREIPLDCIVQDWQYWPDSTADDPDFESWGGPEGDWGRWGQKSFEPSRFPDPDALTDELHERNVRLMLSIWPNMITGEDHEEMAAAGHLLDDGDLSAPDNEVHYYDVFSEDARDLYWNQAEEGLFSHGVDAWWADSTEPYNPNWGLEDPLEPEQRLELIASDYKRVFDPAYTNAYSLYQAKGLYKGQRSTTEEKRVLNLTRSGYPGQQRYGAVTWSGDIEATWDRFERQIADGLQFTVTGNPKWTLDIGAFFVEDNTDDEFYANGDFDAGHEDLGYRELYTRWFQFGTFLPLFRSHGTNTPREMWRFGEPGDRTYDTLVKFDELRYRLLPYIYSLAGWETRDEYTMFRHLAFEFREDDRVHEIVDQFMFGPALLVCPVTEPMYYGPGSTPLEGRAKAREVYLPDGAAWYDFWTGERYEGGQTILADAPLEKLPLFVRAGSVVPMGPVVQHTEERPDAPWTLRVYPGRDGSFELYEDAGDGYAYEDGEYAVTPIAWDDPAGELAIGDREGWFPELTETREFRIVPVERGVGTGVDEAESQTTVTYDGSETTVDVGR from the coding sequence ATGCAGTTCGAGGCACTCCGATCGGAACCGGACGGTCCGCGCATTCGAACCGACGAGGGGTTGTTGAAGCTCCAAATCATCGACGACGCCGTCGTCAGGGTTGTCGCGACGGACGGCGACTCGATCACCGAGCCGTCGACCGAGAGCCCGATGATCGTCGAGCAACCCGCAACCGACGTCGACTGGTCAGTGACCGACGGCGAGGCGACGGTCACGCTCGAGACCGACACGCTCCGGGTCGACCTCGCAAAGGACACCTGCGCGCTCACGTGGCGTGACGCCGACGGCGAGTTGCTGGTCCGGGAGCCCCGCGACGGCGGGAAGGAACGCTGCCCCGTCGACGTCGCCGAACTGGCCGGCGAGAACGCCGCGACGCCGGTAGAGACGCTCGAGCGCGAGGCGTACTCGACGAAGCTGTCCCTCGAGTTCGCCGCGGACGAGGCGATCTACGGGCTCGGCCAGCACGACGACGGCATCGCGAACTACCGCGGACGCGATCAGCACCTCTACCAGCACAACACGAAGGTGGCGATGCCCGTGTTCGTCTCTACGCGCGGGTACGGGTTCCTGTTCGACAGTTACTCGCTATCGACGTTCCACGACGACCGCCACGGCACGTACGTCTGGTCGGAGTGCGTGGACGAACTCGATTTCTATTTCGTCTACGGACCGGAACTCGACGACGTCGTCTCCGGCGTTCGCCGGCTGACGGGTGACGCGACGATGCTCCCGAAGTGGTCCTACGGCTACGTACAGTCGAAAGAGCGCTATACGAGTCAGGACGAACTCCTCGAGGTTGTCGACGAGTACCGCGACCGGGAGATTCCGCTCGACTGCATCGTCCAGGACTGGCAGTACTGGCCCGATTCGACGGCGGACGACCCCGATTTCGAGTCGTGGGGCGGCCCGGAAGGCGACTGGGGACGCTGGGGCCAGAAGTCGTTCGAACCGTCGCGATTCCCCGATCCCGACGCGCTGACCGACGAACTGCACGAACGTAACGTGCGCCTGATGCTCTCCATCTGGCCGAACATGATCACCGGCGAGGACCACGAGGAGATGGCCGCGGCGGGCCACCTGCTCGACGACGGCGACCTCTCGGCGCCCGACAACGAAGTCCACTACTACGACGTCTTCTCCGAGGACGCGCGGGACCTGTACTGGAACCAGGCCGAGGAAGGGCTGTTCTCCCACGGCGTCGACGCCTGGTGGGCCGACTCGACGGAGCCGTACAACCCCAACTGGGGGCTCGAGGACCCCCTCGAGCCCGAACAACGCCTCGAGTTGATTGCGAGCGACTACAAGCGGGTCTTCGATCCAGCCTACACCAACGCCTACTCGCTCTACCAGGCGAAAGGACTCTACAAGGGACAGCGGTCGACGACCGAGGAAAAACGGGTACTCAACCTCACGCGGAGCGGGTATCCGGGCCAGCAGCGCTACGGCGCGGTCACCTGGTCAGGCGATATCGAGGCGACGTGGGACCGCTTCGAGAGACAGATCGCCGACGGGCTGCAGTTCACCGTCACCGGGAACCCGAAGTGGACCCTCGACATCGGCGCCTTTTTCGTCGAAGACAACACCGACGATGAGTTCTACGCGAACGGCGACTTCGACGCGGGCCACGAGGACCTCGGCTATCGGGAGCTCTACACGCGCTGGTTCCAGTTCGGCACTTTCCTGCCGCTGTTTCGCTCGCACGGAACGAACACGCCCCGCGAGATGTGGCGCTTCGGCGAACCCGGCGATCGAACCTACGACACGCTCGTGAAATTCGACGAACTGCGCTACCGATTGCTTCCGTACATCTACTCGCTGGCGGGATGGGAAACCCGCGACGAGTACACGATGTTCCGCCACCTCGCGTTCGAGTTCCGCGAGGACGACCGCGTCCACGAGATCGTCGACCAGTTCATGTTCGGCCCGGCGTTGCTGGTCTGTCCGGTCACCGAACCGATGTACTACGGCCCCGGCTCGACGCCCCTCGAGGGACGGGCAAAAGCCCGCGAGGTCTACCTCCCCGACGGCGCGGCGTGGTACGACTTCTGGACGGGCGAGCGTTACGAGGGCGGGCAGACGATCCTCGCCGACGCGCCCCTCGAGAAGCTTCCGCTGTTCGTCCGCGCGGGGAGCGTCGTCCCGATGGGCCCAGTCGTCCAACACACCGAGGAACGGCCCGACGCCCCGTGGACACTGCGCGTCTACCCCGGCCGCGACGGCTCGTTCGAGCTCTACGAGGATGCCGGCGACGGATACGCGTACGAGGACGGGGAGTACGCGGTGACGCCGATCGCGTGGGACGATCCTGCCGGGGAACTCGCGATCGGCGACCGCGAGGGCTGGTTCCCCGAACTGACCGAAACGCGGGAGTTCCGGATCGTCCCCGTCGAGCGGGGCGTCGGCACCGGTGTCGACGAGGCCGAGTCGCAGACGACGGTGACCTACGACGGGAGCGAAACGACGGTCGACGTCGGCCGTTAG
- a CDS encoding glycoside hydrolase family 2 TIM barrel-domain containing protein — protein sequence MGSEQPDSRRSAVDGTVPISRRNVLLASGAVTLLPGLAAGGRTDDPIPDRSPGDLDLEAYLENPATVAENQTEPHVPTIPYPSVEAALAGDRRCASPSERRDRSPFVRSLEGEWEFVWSLTPDGAPDDFDAVDDWDRIDVPSVWQTEGYGHAMYRNVPVPMTPYEPPEVPDTINPVGTYRRTVTVPGNWTNDRRTFLRFEGVKSAAFVWVNGRYVGYDQGSMTPAEFDVTDALEPGKNTVAVQVYRWSDGTYLENQDMWHFAGIYRDAYLYSTPQVHLRDYAVRTELDESYEDATLTVDAEVADLSTADADGDGRGRGKNGGGENGKRHGRANGNGTSGSYALRAQLFDPDGDHVTTVEEDADVPAGDSVGVTLEAHVSDPHKWSAEHPHLYRLGLELVPSGSNRPLEAQLERVGFREYEIVDGQVRVNGAPVEFRGVNRHEHDPVSGRTMTTERIREDLELLKRSNVNAIRTSHYPNDPKFAALADEYGFYVQDEVNAETHQNEELVNEHPEFDPSFMDRFRSMVQRDKNHPSIFTWSTGNEAGLGPAHVEMADYATDVDDTRFLYHQANNGGVAPFAPIIGPRYISPDELEGFALDEDEDRPVIMGEYSHAMGNSLGLMEPFWETIHERDQLQGGFIWDWVDQTLYEDLTITPDESGTGNDGALHGNPSIVETDRGSALALSGLDDWVELYRDPSLDVTEPGLTVEAVIKPREPWTGADPYVTKGDTQYALQMADEETLEWFVYDPDEEWITVSAPVPDDWTGSWHHVAGVHTGAELQLYVDGELLETTEHDGDIGHARQPVNVGRNATLHTDGYEGWLSNAVFDSVRIYDRALSPAELASDRAADDAILDLAFEEFRDEGTFRSYGVSPFCINGTIFADRTPQPELWELKKAHQPVGIDPVDPAAGVVEIHNRFHFTPLSALETIWELTDGETVLQDGVLSLEVEPGATRDATVPFDEPDLEPGAEYWLTISVALAEDTKWADAGHEVAFEQFAVPFDVPEPPLERIDSMPSTSVSR from the coding sequence ATGGGAAGCGAACAACCCGATTCACGGCGGAGTGCAGTCGATGGTACAGTACCGATCTCCCGACGGAACGTGTTGCTGGCCTCGGGGGCCGTCACCCTCCTCCCCGGCCTCGCGGCCGGCGGTCGAACGGACGACCCGATACCCGATCGATCGCCGGGCGATCTCGATCTCGAGGCGTACCTTGAGAATCCGGCGACGGTCGCGGAAAACCAGACCGAACCGCACGTCCCGACGATCCCGTATCCGTCCGTCGAGGCGGCCCTCGCTGGGGACCGACGGTGTGCGTCGCCGAGCGAGCGACGGGATCGGTCGCCGTTCGTCCGATCGCTCGAGGGCGAGTGGGAGTTCGTCTGGTCGCTCACGCCCGACGGCGCGCCGGACGACTTCGACGCGGTCGACGACTGGGACCGGATCGACGTCCCGTCGGTCTGGCAGACGGAGGGCTACGGCCACGCCATGTATCGGAACGTTCCGGTACCGATGACTCCCTACGAGCCGCCCGAAGTACCCGACACCATCAACCCGGTCGGGACCTACCGCCGGACGGTGACGGTGCCGGGGAACTGGACGAACGACCGACGGACGTTCCTCCGGTTCGAGGGGGTCAAGTCCGCCGCCTTCGTCTGGGTGAACGGCCGGTACGTCGGCTACGATCAGGGCTCGATGACGCCGGCCGAGTTCGACGTCACCGATGCCCTCGAGCCCGGCAAAAACACGGTCGCCGTACAGGTGTACCGGTGGTCTGATGGCACCTACCTCGAGAACCAGGACATGTGGCACTTCGCGGGTATCTACCGGGACGCGTACCTGTACTCGACGCCGCAGGTTCACCTCCGCGACTACGCCGTTCGCACCGAGTTAGACGAGAGCTACGAGGACGCGACGCTTACAGTAGACGCCGAAGTCGCCGACCTCTCGACGGCGGATGCAGACGGGGACGGGCGCGGAAGAGGGAAAAACGGTGGGGGCGAAAACGGGAAGAGACACGGAAGAGCGAACGGAAACGGTACGTCCGGCTCGTACGCTCTCCGCGCGCAGCTGTTCGATCCGGACGGCGATCACGTGACGACGGTCGAGGAGGACGCCGACGTCCCAGCCGGCGACAGTGTCGGCGTCACGCTCGAGGCCCACGTCTCGGACCCGCACAAGTGGTCCGCGGAACACCCCCACCTCTACCGGCTCGGGCTCGAACTTGTTCCGTCCGGCTCGAACCGGCCGCTCGAGGCCCAACTCGAGCGCGTGGGGTTTCGCGAGTACGAGATCGTCGACGGACAGGTCCGCGTCAACGGCGCGCCCGTCGAGTTCAGGGGCGTCAATCGCCACGAACACGACCCCGTGAGCGGCCGGACGATGACGACCGAGCGGATCCGCGAGGACCTCGAGTTGCTGAAGCGATCCAACGTCAACGCGATCCGCACCTCACACTACCCGAACGATCCCAAGTTCGCCGCACTGGCCGACGAGTACGGCTTCTACGTACAAGACGAGGTCAACGCCGAGACCCACCAGAACGAGGAACTCGTCAACGAACACCCCGAGTTCGATCCGTCGTTCATGGATCGGTTCCGCAGCATGGTTCAGCGCGACAAGAACCACCCGTCGATCTTCACGTGGAGCACCGGTAACGAAGCCGGTCTCGGCCCCGCCCACGTCGAGATGGCCGACTACGCGACCGACGTCGACGACACGCGCTTTCTCTATCACCAGGCCAACAACGGCGGCGTCGCCCCGTTCGCGCCGATCATCGGCCCGCGGTACATCAGCCCCGACGAACTCGAGGGCTTCGCGCTCGACGAGGACGAGGACCGACCGGTGATCATGGGCGAGTACAGCCACGCAATGGGCAACAGCTTGGGGCTCATGGAGCCGTTCTGGGAGACGATTCACGAGCGCGACCAGCTTCAGGGCGGCTTCATCTGGGACTGGGTCGACCAGACGTTGTACGAGGACCTGACGATCACGCCCGACGAGAGCGGCACCGGGAACGACGGGGCCCTCCACGGCAACCCTTCGATCGTCGAGACCGACCGCGGGAGCGCGCTCGCCCTCTCCGGACTCGACGACTGGGTGGAACTCTACAGGGACCCGAGTCTCGACGTCACCGAGCCTGGGCTCACCGTGGAGGCCGTCATCAAGCCGCGGGAGCCCTGGACCGGCGCGGATCCGTACGTCACGAAGGGCGACACCCAATACGCCCTCCAGATGGCCGACGAGGAGACGCTGGAGTGGTTCGTCTACGATCCCGACGAGGAGTGGATCACCGTCAGCGCGCCGGTGCCGGACGACTGGACCGGCTCCTGGCACCACGTCGCGGGCGTCCACACCGGCGCCGAACTGCAGCTGTACGTCGACGGCGAACTGCTCGAGACGACCGAGCACGACGGCGATATCGGACATGCCCGCCAGCCCGTCAACGTCGGGCGAAACGCGACGCTGCACACCGACGGCTACGAGGGCTGGCTGTCCAACGCCGTCTTCGATTCGGTCCGCATCTACGACCGCGCGCTCTCGCCCGCGGAACTCGCGTCCGACCGCGCCGCCGACGATGCGATCCTCGACCTCGCGTTCGAGGAGTTCCGCGACGAGGGAACGTTCCGCTCGTACGGCGTGAGCCCCTTCTGTATCAACGGAACGATCTTCGCCGACCGCACCCCGCAGCCGGAGCTGTGGGAACTGAAAAAGGCCCACCAGCCCGTCGGAATCGACCCGGTCGATCCGGCCGCGGGCGTCGTCGAGATCCACAATCGGTTCCACTTCACGCCCCTCTCGGCCCTCGAAACGATCTGGGAGCTGACCGACGGCGAGACGGTGCTACAGGACGGCGTCCTGTCGCTCGAGGTCGAACCGGGAGCGACGCGGGACGCGACCGTCCCGTTCGATGAGCCCGATCTCGAGCCGGGTGCGGAGTACTGGCTGACCATCAGCGTCGCGCTTGCCGAGGATACCAAGTGGGCCGACGCCGGCCACGAGGTGGCCTTCGAACAGTTCGCGGTCCCCTTCGACGTCCCGGAACCGCCGCTCGAGCGAATTGACTCGATGCCGAGCACCTCGGTGAGCCGATGA